CATCGAGCACATGTTGCGCAGCATCCAGGTTGCCCACGCAACCGCAACAGAAGTCATCCTCGACGCCGCAGATCGGGTACTTCCCGAAAGCCAGCGCTTTGCCGAGATGCGGCGCGTCAGTGAACTCCTGTTCGGCGTGGTCGGATTCCTGACCGAGCGCATGGCTGCCGAGTACACCCGCGCCCACCAGGCTTGGTTGACCAGCTCGGCGGCTCTGCGCATGGAGATCGTCGAGGACATCCTCAGCGGTGATGGCGGCGCGTCACCGGACCGAGCGACCCGAGTCCTCGGCTATGACCTGAGCCGGTGGCATCTCGCGGTCATCGTCTGGACAGACGATGCGGCGCCTCATGATCCGGTCCACCTGACCTCCGCCGCTGCTGACGTGCTGGCCGCTGCGGGCTGCGTGTCCACTCTGCTGCTACCGGTCGGTGGTCACCGCGTCTGGGCGTGGGGATCGCGCACCGCCCGACCACCGAGTCCAGCCGATGCGATGCCGACGCCACCTCCGCCGGGCGTGCGGGTGGCGACCGGACTGCCCGGAATCGGCGTTGACGGGTTTCGCCGCAGCCACCAGCAGGCCGGCGATGCCGCTCATATCGGCTCGATGTCGACACGCGGCGAGTGGCTCCTTCGCTACGACGAGCTCGATATCGTCGCCATGCTCAGCGCCGACCTACAAGCGGCCAGTGAATTCGTAGTGCGCGAGCTCGGCGAGCTGGCCGGACACCAGGAATCCGTGGCCGTGATGCGCCACACGCTCAGGTGTTACCTGGATCGGGACCGTAGCCTCGCCCGGACCGCCGAACACCTCCACGTCGCCCGCAACACGGTGGCTTATCGCGTGCAGCGAGCTGAGCAGCTGCGCGGGCGTCCCGCCACCGAACGCCGCCTGCAGCTGCACGCCGCCCTCACGCTCGCCGAGGAGATCGGCACCGCCGTCCTGCCACGGAGCCCCTCAGGCTGAGCGATCGCGTGGACGCCATGACCATGTGGATCGAAGTCCAATTTTCCTTCTCGAGTTTGGGATGGAACACCGAGCTGATGGGCGCTTCTCCGCCTTGACTCGACACAGCCACTGCCCAACTTTCCGACACCGAGGAGAACACGTGGTCGTCCACCTCGTCCGCTTTCACGACGAGCACCGCGCCGCCTGGGGCGTACTGAACGGTGCCACCCTCTCCCCGCTCGACGGGGACTACGAACACACCGCCGAGCTGATCGAGCACGGCGAAGCCGACTGGCGCGCAGCGGGCGCGAAGCCGGGATCCCTTGCGTTCAGCGATGTCGAGCCGCTCTCCCCCGTCACCACCCCGTGTCGAGTGATGTGCCAGGGAGCCAACTATCGCCAACATGCGATCGAGTCCGGTATGAACCCGGACGAACGTGCGTTCAACTTGTTCTTCGACAAGACCGACGCCTCCGTCACCGGCCCGCACGCCGAGGTCACCCGCCCGGCCCATGTCGCACTCCTGGACTACGAGATCGAGCTGGCCCTGGTGATGCGCCGAACCGTCAGTGCACCGACGACGATCAATATCGACAACCTGCACGAATACGTCTTCGGTATCACCATCGGAAACGACCTGTCCGCCCGCGACGTACAACTGCCCCAGGGCCAATTCCTCAAGGGCAAGAGTTACCGCGGCTTCTGCCCCCTGGGACCAGTGCTGGCAGTGCTCGAACCCCAGGATTTCTCCCTGCTCGACGATCTGGAACTGCGGCTGGACGTCAACGGCGCACCGCGGCAACGCGACAACACCGCCAATATGCTCTACCGCCCGGCGGAGACGTTGACCGAGCTCACCGAATTCTGCAACATCAGCCCGGGCGATGTGCTGCTCACCGGCACCCCGCACGGCTGTGTGGCGACCTCACCGCCGCCACTGGTGCGCCGGCTGGCCACTGCGCTACTGCCCGAGGACAAGCTCTGGGCCTCGTTCATCAAGATGAACAAGCGCAAGCCCTATCTGAAACCCGGCGATGTCATCAGCGCCTCGATCCGCAATCCCAGCGGTTCTGTGGACCTTGGCACCCAACGGACCACCATCGTTGCCCCGTCGGCCTAGAAAGGACGAAGCCCTGTGAGCACCCCGCCGAGCCAGCCGCAACCATCGACCCCAATTCGACCAGACATGTCCACTGCACCAACGGATCTCGAAGAAAACCCGGATCGTCTGGTGCCCGACTTCATCGCGCACTGGGTGGTGAAAACCGCTCGAAGCGCCGAGATGATCGCCTGGTACGGAACCGTATTCGATGCCCGAGTGGTCCACGAGGATTCGCAGATCGCGTTTCTCACCTGGGACGGCGAGAGTCACCGTCTCGCTCTGATCAAACTACCGGCACCCCTGCGGCACGCTTTCCCGCTTGCCCGGTTCCGCCGCAAGACCTACGGCATCGACCACCTCGCGTTCACCTTCGCCTCCGTGACCCGCCTGCTGTTGACCTACGAACGTCTCAAACATGCCGGAATCACCCCGGTTTGGTCGATCAACCACGGACCGACCACCAGCCTGTACTACGAGGACCCGGAGGGTATTCGCCTGGAGTTCCAGACCGAGAACTTCCCCAGCGCCCAGCTGACCGCGGACTACTTCAACAGCAAGGAGTTCGCCGACAACCCCATCGGCGTCAACGTCGATCCCGATTATCTGCTCGAACGTCTGCGCGCAGGTACCTCGGAGACCGATCTGCTCAAGCCCGGCGCCGGCACCCGCCCAGGAACCAAGCCGCGCGCCAACAAGCAAACCCTCACGTGGAAGACGTTGTGATCCATGGCCACTGAACAGATCGTGATCGTCGGCGCCGGGGCAGCCGGTTGCACCCTCGCCCTACTACTGGCACGCCGTGGGATAGCCAGCACCGTCGTGGAACAGCGCACCGACACGCGACTGCACCCCGCCGCGCACGTCGTCAACGCCCGCACGTTGGAGATCTGGAACGAGGCCTCACCGACGCTGGTACACGACCTCGAGGTGATCACCCCGTCGATCGACACGGTCAACATCATCCGGTGGTGCACCGACGTCCACGCCGCACCGTTGGGTGAAATCGATCTGCTCTCCGAACCCGAGCAACTCGCCGAGGTCCGCTCGCACAGCCCGTTCCTGATCTCCCACATCGGTCAGCACCTGCTGATGCCGGCGCTGTGGAAAGCTCTCGAGGGCGAGGCGTTGATCGACTTCCGCCGCGGCTGGCACGCCGTCATGACGGCGGATCAGCTGTCGCTGCAGTCACCTGATGCGATGCCGCAGAACGAAACACCGCGCTACATCATCGCCGCCGACGGCGCGAACAGCTCCCTGCGCGAGGCGGCGGACATCGCCATGACCGGGCCTGTCCTGGCCAACATGGGCAGCGTTTTCTTCCACGCGCCGGAGCTCTATGCTGACGGCGCCGACCGCCCGTTGCTGAGTTGGATCTATCACCCCCGCTTCAGCGGAGTCATGATCGCCCACGCCGACGACGACTACGTGTTGATGACGCCGTACCTTCACCCCGCTCAGCTCATCGCACGCAGCAGTCGCGACTATTGGGACCGGCAACTGCCCCACGTCCTCGGCACGAGCAATTACGGAATCCGATCCACCGGCACGTGGACCATGACCTCGCAGATGGCGCAGAGCTTTCGCCGCGGACCACTGCTCCTGATCGGCGATGCGGCACATCGCTTTCCGCACACCGGTGGCTTCGGCCTCAACAGCGGCGTCCAGGACGCCCACAACCTGGCCTGGAAGCTTGCCGCGGTACTCGCCGACGGGGCCCCCGACTCACTGTTGGATACCTACGAAACCGAACGCCGGCCGGTGGTGACCCGATTCGCCGAGCAGAGCACGTCCAACCACTTCAAGCTTGACGAGGTCACAGCACCCCTGGGCATCACCAACCGATCTCTGCATCTGGCCACCGAGCTGATAACAAAGCCGTGGCTATCTTGGATTCCCGACCGCGCCATAGCCACGATCGCCGATACACTGACCACCGCTCAGACGTCACGGACCAAGCGACTCCTGCAGCAGGGCAACCGAAGCCAGCGATTGCGCCGGCGCATGGCCGAGCAGATCCCCGGACAGCTGGAACATTTCGTGGCCAGCGGTTTGGAATTCGGTTACGCCTACGACAGTCCGCTGATCGACACCGCTACCGAGGGCCCCTGCCCGGCCGGCGACGTGTCTCGCTATCACCCGAGTACGCACCCCGGCGCCCGACTGCCGCACACCCTCGTACTCGACGACAACGGAAGCATCCGACCCCTGCACCACCTGATCAGCCCGACCGGGTTGACACTGTTCACCGGCGACCCCCACGCGTGGGCCGCGAGCACGCGGCACCGGCCGGTGGATGTGCCCGTCACGGTCACCGCACTGACCCCGCCCAGCCCGGATACCCGTGACGCGATGCTGGACCTCCTCGAAATCGGCGAACACGGCGCAGTGCTCGTTCGCCCCGACGGCCACGTCGTGTGGCGCAGCCGCACCGGACTCGATGCAGCCGAGCAGCTGCAGAGGTTCGTGCGCGACGCATGGGCACCTCTGTACCGAGGCAACGCCCCGAGTCTTCGGAGCCCCGTCTGAGAACGCCTCCCCGCGTCGCGGAAGGACCCCGACGCGGTCGACTAATCGCAGTGTGGGAAGCCCACCGTCAGGATCGACCGGCCGCGGCGGCCCGGTAATGTTCGCGGATCTGCTTGGCCGGGATCTTGCGATCGAGGGCAAGTGCGTAGGTCACGACAAAATTCTCATCGAGACCCGCATCGATCAGATCGCGCAGATGCCGCTGCGGGCGCTCCCGATCACTGCCGCGGACCGCGCTTCCGGCAAGTTCGAAGTCATGGGACAACAGCCGCACGAATTGGCGACGCAGCGGATCACCCAACGGGGGCATCGTCCGTCCAGTGGACGGATCGTAGGCCCTCGCCGCGGTCGCCCACCCTCGAAAATCGACGCAGCCGGCTCTCTCGAGCACGATGAGTGTCTGCCGAACGGCCATGGGAACAGCGCGTTCCAGCCAGCGGTCGTCCGGCCACACGAGAACCACCGGGCCGCTACCCCACTCCCAATCCGTGAGCCGGCACACTCTGCGACGCGCAGTCCCCTGCGAGAGCGCACGAAGCAGCGGCATATCGTCGAGGGACTCTCGACGCTGAGGCGTGACGAGCACACGCCTGTTCATATTCGCCACACTGTGACGAAGCCACTCCGCCATCCGCATGGTCGACTCGGGGTCGTGCAACGCGTGGGCAGGCATCCACACGCCCCGATGCCGGACGTCAGTGATCACGAGATGAAGCGTGCCAGGTCGAGATGTCTGAAATAGCCGGATATTAAGAACCAGAGCGTGAACAGAATTTACATAATTCCCCTGGTTACCGGGCTTATCGCGACATACCCGGCTGATCGATCATCGAGTCGGCGACAAGCACGCTCAGATATCCCGCCATCAAATACAGGGTCTGAAGAATGCGAACTTGACCGGTAGACAGTTCTGGAACAACTTCGGTACGCCGATCTTCGGCAGTCCCACCTTGACGAGCGTGGGGGACGACACCGACTGCGCGGCATCGGCAACCGTCGACAGTGCGCTCACACTTGTCTTGGCGGTGCTGGTTCCGCTGCTCCCGCCCACCGAACCCAACGCCTTGCTCACGTAGTACACAGCGTCGGCGGCGTCACTGATCCCGCCGACGATGCTGGTCGGGATATCGATGGCCGAATTGACCACACTGAACACGTCCTTGGTCGCTCCGATCCCGGACGGTATCCGGCCACCCTGCTGCGCCACCTGCGCGGCATCACTCCATTGCTGCGTGGTCACGCTCGCAACGGCCGGAGCCTGCGCCTTGCCGAGCGCCGCGGACAGCGCGCTACGGCACTCGCCGGTACCCGCGTCGCGCACCTCACTCCTCTTACACGTCGACGAAACACAGTTGCCGTTGAATTCCGACTGCCCGGTCACACAGTCCGCCGAACTGGGAGCAGCTGTGATCACCCCGACTGCCGTCAACGGTGTAAAGGCGGCCAGCGCAGCCGCCACATAGCGGCCCGACGAGTTGGCCATGGTTCACTCCTAACCCAACGAATTCGGCGAACGAATACCCGAGACGCTGTGCGCGAATCACCAACTCGCACAGCGGCCCGGCCAAGTGACTCCGCTCAGCGCGGCGGTGGGCACGGATTGATCGGCGATCCGCACGGCGGAGGTGGAGGCGGGGGTGGCGGAGCTGCGTTCGAGACACCCGCTCCGATACCCAGCGCCGCCGTGCTCAACCCCGCGATCAGCACGGCAGAACCAAAGACGTGACGTACGTTACGCTTTACGGTCAAGATCTCACCCTCTCGTCAAATCATCTGGACGACAACCAAACTAGCGACACGAGTTTGGCGCCTGCCATGGTGCGCTGTGATTTCCATGTGGGTTTTGCGCTCGCGCGATCTGCCCTCCCCGGCAGATCGACGGCCGAATGGTGTGGTGTACGCCGAGAAAACGGCGTACACCACACCAGCCGAACTAGCGCCAGCCGGGGCCACCCGGTCCCGGCGGAGGCGGGTTGGGTGCCGGCGGACAGGGCAGCAGAGGCACACAGCGCACGGGCGCGGGCGGGCCACCCGGTCCCGGCGGAGGCGGCGGGGCGGCACTGGCCACTCCCGCGCCGAACCCCAGTCCGGCCAGCGCCAGGCCGTCACAGACTGCTACGGCACCGCGCAGACTACTTCTTCGATCGCGCATCGCATTTCCTTTCAGGTGGTTGTGCAAAATTCGACACCAATTGCACAGCAGCGACTTTCGTAGCACTTAGTCACATCGGCACCACGGCAGCATCACGAAATGCGCACTATGCCTCGCCTGTGCACGGGCTGTCCGCAAGTTCGGAAGTAGCTAGCACACAGCCTGTTTCGGAACATATCGGATTCTCAGGCTGAGCCAGACAACAACCCACGCTGATCCCATAGCGTTCCTCACGTCCACACCGAATCGAGAACAAGGAGCACTTCATGAGCAGCGTAAAGACACGTGCTCGGCTGATTGCCGGTACCGCAGGAATATTCGGCGCGCTCACGTTGGGCGCGGTCGGATTTGGATCCGCCACTGCCTCGGCATTCCCAGGACCGCCCGGGCCACCCGGGCCCGGACCCGGCCCCGGGCTGTGCATCCCGCTACTGCCGTGCGCCGGTCCGCCGCCGCCTCCGATGCTGGGCGGACCTGGTCCGGCGCCGGGGCCGTTCGGGTTGCCCATTCCCTTCTTGTGAGCAGGTGAGGCGGGTTTGGTGCATTGCGGCCTGCACCAAACCCGCCTTCGGAATACCCTCAGTTGCAGGCAGATTCCACCTTCTGCTGCTGCGGCGACAGGTCACTGCGAAGCGGCAACGTCACGGTGAACGTTGTGGCGGACGGAACGCTGTCGACGGCTATCGATCCGCCATGAGCGGACACGACCGCCGAGACGATGGCCAGCCCCAAACCCGTGCTGCCGCCGCGCCGTGACCGCGAGCTGTCGCCTCGAACGAATCGGCCGAAGATCTCTGCCTGCTGTTCTGCCGGAATCCCCGGTCCGTCGTCGACGACCTTGATGGTCACGGCATCGGATCCCTGGGCCAGCACGGTGGTGATCGTCGTGCCGGCGGGGGTGTGCACGCGGGCGTTGGACAGGAGGTTGGCGAGCACTTGATGCAGCCGGCCCACATCGCCCGTCACGACGACCGGTTCTTCCGGCAGTTCCAGATCCCACTGGTGGCCCGGTCCCGCAGCGTGGGCATCACTGACCGCATCGATCGCCAGGGCGGACAGATCGACAGGTTCATGCTCAAGCGGCCGGCCGGCATCCAGCCGGGCCAGTAGCAGCAGATCTTCCACCAGCCTCGACATTCGCTTGGCCTCTGAGTCGATCCGACTCATCGCGTGCGCCAATCGATCGGGTGACGGATCATGCTGACGTTGAACAAGTTCGGTGTAGCCCCGAATTGCCGCCAAGGGCGTGCGTAGCTCGTGGCTGGCATCCGCGACGAACTGCCGCACCCTTGTCTCACTGGCATGCCGGGCGGACATCGCCTCACCGATCCGGTGCAGCATTCGATCGAAGGCTGCACTCAGCCTGCCGACCTCGGTATACCGTGAGCCTGCTGTGCCCGCGTTCGGCGCCTTCGGCAGTGTCACCTCGCCACGATCCAGTTCGGAGTCCGCAATCCGCTGCGCCGTCGTCGCCACCGCCGACAGTGGTGCCAGCTGACGTCGCAAGATCAACACCCCGGCAGCAATCGCGGCCGTCAGCGTGACCACACCGATCACGGTCAGCATGCCGACCACCGCGAACAGCGTGTCGTCCACCGGCCGTGTCGGCAGCCCGGTCATGATGGCCTCACCGCCGAGGCCCGGTGTGGTGATCAGGCGATATCGACCCAGTCCGTCGATGACCTGCGACTCGGGGCCCGCTGTGATCATCCCGGCGAGTTCTTCGCGCGCGGTCGGAGTCACCTCTCGCAGGCTCCCGCTGTCGGTGATCACCGCAGCATCGAGCAACCGTCCGTTGTGGTACACCGCGCCCAGCGTGCCGCTGGCCTGTCCCGGAGCGTTGAGGAAGAACGGACCGGGCCCTGACGGTCGATGTTCGTCCGGCATCACCGGTGGTGGGCCCAGGGAGTACAACATCGAGGATCGCCAACCCGCTTCGACCACCTGATCGTCCAGCTGGTCGATCAGGAAGCGGTCCAGTGCCAACAGCACGCCGGCGCCGATTGCCGAGCAGGCCAACGCCAACACCACTGTTTGCGCCGCCAGCAAACGTACTCGGAGTGACCAGCTGCTCGGGTGCCGCACGCGCCAGAACAATCCATGGTCGAGGTCGGCCATCTTTGTGTGAGACGCGGAACTCATGACTTTCTCACCCGCAGATCGTCACTCACCCAGCTAGCACAAAACTATGCCGAACTTAGGTCCCAGCTTTGAATTCTCTGTCGGACGTCAATTCCTAACGTCCTCATAGGTTTCCAAAGGCGTTCGCAGATTTGCGCGCCCGACACTCACGCCATGATGCCACGCGTTTTCGACAGCACTCCGACCTCGTTCGGGCGGCAGGCGCGGGAACGTCCGTTGGGAGTCGGCAGCTCTCCGATGACCGTGCTCGTCGTCGACGATGACCGCGTGGCCGCGGAGATCGTGTCGATCATGCTGAGTTGGGAGGGTGCCGACGTCCTCACCGCGCACGACGCGGCCGAAGCACTGTCACTGGCGCGCAGACACCGGTTCGACGTGGCGATTCTGGACCCCCGCCTTCCCGACGCGGATGCGTTGTCACTGCTGCGCACCTTGCGTCACGATCAACCGGCACTGCTGGTACTCATGCTGCTGCCGGCGGGATCAACCAATGAGCGGCTCGCCCGGTTCGCCGCCGGATACGAGTACCTGGCCAAACCGTTCTCGGTGGAGGAGCTTTCGCTGAGGTTGCGGATCCTGTTGTCGCGCGCGGCTTCAGGAGTGAACGGCGGTCTGCCGGATATCGTTGTCGGCGACCTCGTGCTCAACGAGGAAGGTCGCGAGGTGACGCGCGCCGGGCGTGACCTCGCACTCACGTACACCGAGTTCGAGCTGTTGCGCTACTTCATGCGCAATCCGCACCGCCTGCTGACCAAACAGCAGATACTGGCCAGGGTCTGGCCGTACGGATACTCGGGACGCCCCAACATCGTCGAACTCTACGTGTCCAGTCTGCGCAAGAAGATCAATCAGGATGGGGCGCCGATGATCCATACGCTGCGGCTGAACGGTTACATCCTCAAACCCGCCCTCGACGAGGCCACGAGCCGAACTTCGTCCGACAAGCAGATCGAGACCGGGAACGCACCGAGGTGACTGCTACCGAGTCGCCGGTTTGATGATGTATCCGACGCCGCGCAGCGTGTGGATCATCGGTGGGTGGCCGGAGTCGATCTTCTTCCGCAGATAGGAGATGTACAACTCCACCACACCCACTCTCCCGCCGAAGTCGTGATCCCAGACCCGGTCGAGAATCTCGCTCTTGCTGACGACGCGGCGGGCGTTGTGCATAAGGATTCGGAGTACCTCAAACTCCCTTGAGGTCAGGCCAATCGGTTGCCCGGCGCGGGTGACCTCGAAACTGTCCTCGTCGAGGATCAGGTCTCCCACCACGATTCTGGCGCTGCCCTCGACGACCGCCGCACCGACGCGCCGGACCAGAGACCGGAGGCGAAGAATCAGCTCTTCCAGACTGAACGGCTTCGTGACGTAGTCATCACTTCCCGCGCTCAAACCAGCCAGTCGTTCCTCGACGGAATCGCGTGCCGTAAGCAGGAGCACGGGCAGAGCCGGTTGCTGGGCGCGAAGATGCCGCAGGACCTCCAAACCGTCCATATCGGGCAGCATTCCGTCCAGCACCACGACATCGGGCGGATTCCGGCGTGCCTCGACGAGAGCCGAAGTCCCGTCGGCCGCCGTCGATACCTGCCAACCCTCATAGCGCAGCGCCATGGCGAGCACCTCCGTCAGCGCCAACTCGTCGTCGACCACCAGCGCCCGTAGAGGTGATCCGTCGGGGCTGCACATGGCCACCTGTTTGCCCCCGGTCACCCACCCCGACAACG
Above is a window of Mycolicibacterium fluoranthenivorans DNA encoding:
- a CDS encoding PucR family transcriptional regulator, encoding MAAQSVASAVLAARADELTALLGPGPAGWAVELGATMATHITAAIPELAVDVIATEVRKGCEAAAIGTLTALAQDADVTAMVTPEVLSGPMEVVARGIGIEHMLRSIQVAHATATEVILDAADRVLPESQRFAEMRRVSELLFGVVGFLTERMAAEYTRAHQAWLTSSAALRMEIVEDILSGDGGASPDRATRVLGYDLSRWHLAVIVWTDDAAPHDPVHLTSAAADVLAAAGCVSTLLLPVGGHRVWAWGSRTARPPSPADAMPTPPPPGVRVATGLPGIGVDGFRRSHQQAGDAAHIGSMSTRGEWLLRYDELDIVAMLSADLQAASEFVVRELGELAGHQESVAVMRHTLRCYLDRDRSLARTAEHLHVARNTVAYRVQRAEQLRGRPATERRLQLHAALTLAEEIGTAVLPRSPSG
- a CDS encoding fumarylacetoacetate hydrolase family protein; this encodes MVVHLVRFHDEHRAAWGVLNGATLSPLDGDYEHTAELIEHGEADWRAAGAKPGSLAFSDVEPLSPVTTPCRVMCQGANYRQHAIESGMNPDERAFNLFFDKTDASVTGPHAEVTRPAHVALLDYEIELALVMRRTVSAPTTINIDNLHEYVFGITIGNDLSARDVQLPQGQFLKGKSYRGFCPLGPVLAVLEPQDFSLLDDLELRLDVNGAPRQRDNTANMLYRPAETLTELTEFCNISPGDVLLTGTPHGCVATSPPPLVRRLATALLPEDKLWASFIKMNKRKPYLKPGDVISASIRNPSGSVDLGTQRTTIVAPSA
- a CDS encoding VOC family protein gives rise to the protein MSTAPTDLEENPDRLVPDFIAHWVVKTARSAEMIAWYGTVFDARVVHEDSQIAFLTWDGESHRLALIKLPAPLRHAFPLARFRRKTYGIDHLAFTFASVTRLLLTYERLKHAGITPVWSINHGPTTSLYYEDPEGIRLEFQTENFPSAQLTADYFNSKEFADNPIGVNVDPDYLLERLRAGTSETDLLKPGAGTRPGTKPRANKQTLTWKTL
- a CDS encoding FAD-dependent monooxygenase — translated: MATEQIVIVGAGAAGCTLALLLARRGIASTVVEQRTDTRLHPAAHVVNARTLEIWNEASPTLVHDLEVITPSIDTVNIIRWCTDVHAAPLGEIDLLSEPEQLAEVRSHSPFLISHIGQHLLMPALWKALEGEALIDFRRGWHAVMTADQLSLQSPDAMPQNETPRYIIAADGANSSLREAADIAMTGPVLANMGSVFFHAPELYADGADRPLLSWIYHPRFSGVMIAHADDDYVLMTPYLHPAQLIARSSRDYWDRQLPHVLGTSNYGIRSTGTWTMTSQMAQSFRRGPLLLIGDAAHRFPHTGGFGLNSGVQDAHNLAWKLAAVLADGAPDSLLDTYETERRPVVTRFAEQSTSNHFKLDEVTAPLGITNRSLHLATELITKPWLSWIPDRAIATIADTLTTAQTSRTKRLLQQGNRSQRLRRRMAEQIPGQLEHFVASGLEFGYAYDSPLIDTATEGPCPAGDVSRYHPSTHPGARLPHTLVLDDNGSIRPLHHLISPTGLTLFTGDPHAWAASTRHRPVDVPVTVTALTPPSPDTRDAMLDLLEIGEHGAVLVRPDGHVVWRSRTGLDAAEQLQRFVRDAWAPLYRGNAPSLRSPV
- a CDS encoding sensor histidine kinase translates to MSSASHTKMADLDHGLFWRVRHPSSWSLRVRLLAAQTVVLALACSAIGAGVLLALDRFLIDQLDDQVVEAGWRSSMLYSLGPPPVMPDEHRPSGPGPFFLNAPGQASGTLGAVYHNGRLLDAAVITDSGSLREVTPTAREELAGMITAGPESQVIDGLGRYRLITTPGLGGEAIMTGLPTRPVDDTLFAVVGMLTVIGVVTLTAAIAAGVLILRRQLAPLSAVATTAQRIADSELDRGEVTLPKAPNAGTAGSRYTEVGRLSAAFDRMLHRIGEAMSARHASETRVRQFVADASHELRTPLAAIRGYTELVQRQHDPSPDRLAHAMSRIDSEAKRMSRLVEDLLLLARLDAGRPLEHEPVDLSALAIDAVSDAHAAGPGHQWDLELPEEPVVVTGDVGRLHQVLANLLSNARVHTPAGTTITTVLAQGSDAVTIKVVDDGPGIPAEQQAEIFGRFVRGDSSRSRRGGSTGLGLAIVSAVVSAHGGSIAVDSVPSATTFTVTLPLRSDLSPQQQKVESACN
- a CDS encoding response regulator transcription factor, with amino-acid sequence MTVLVVDDDRVAAEIVSIMLSWEGADVLTAHDAAEALSLARRHRFDVAILDPRLPDADALSLLRTLRHDQPALLVLMLLPAGSTNERLARFAAGYEYLAKPFSVEELSLRLRILLSRAASGVNGGLPDIVVGDLVLNEEGREVTRAGRDLALTYTEFELLRYFMRNPHRLLTKQQILARVWPYGYSGRPNIVELYVSSLRKKINQDGAPMIHTLRLNGYILKPALDEATSRTSSDKQIETGNAPR
- a CDS encoding response regulator transcription factor; its protein translation is MCSPDGSPLRALVVDDELALTEVLAMALRYEGWQVSTAADGTSALVEARRNPPDVVVLDGMLPDMDGLEVLRHLRAQQPALPVLLLTARDSVEERLAGLSAGSDDYVTKPFSLEELILRLRSLVRRVGAAVVEGSARIVVGDLILDEDSFEVTRAGQPIGLTSREFEVLRILMHNARRVVSKSEILDRVWDHDFGGRVGVVELYISYLRKKIDSGHPPMIHTLRGVGYIIKPATR